The following proteins come from a genomic window of Vidua chalybeata isolate OUT-0048 chromosome 2, bVidCha1 merged haplotype, whole genome shotgun sequence:
- the GTPBP8 gene encoding GTP-binding protein 8 yields the protein MLLARAGAATGRASAQLAALSQVLRLERSRRTAIVFPLQKLERYLAPGTDTAPFRLFQPGLAALQRSEALFRSDHGHPIDYVSSAVRMDHAPPPALPEVCFIGRSNVGKSSLIRALFSLAPEVEVRVSKTPGHTKKMNFFKVGKYFTLVDMPGYGYRAPQDFVEMVEAYLQERHNLKRTFLLVDGVVGLQKTDHIAVEMLEEFGIPYVMVLTKIDRASRGLLLKNVLEIQEFVKESTQGCFPQLFLVSSVEFSGIHLLRCFVAHVTGNLPTVEAS from the exons atgctgctggctcGAGCTGGGGCTGCTACGGGGCGGGCCTCGGCGCAGCTGGCcgccctgtcccaggtgctgcGGCTGGAGCGGAGCCGCCGCACCGCGATCGTGTTCCCGCTGCAGAAGCTGGAGCGATACCTGGCGCCCGGCACCGACACGGCGCCGTTCCGCCTCTTCCAGCCCGGGCTGGCCGCCCTGCAGCGCTCCGAGGCGCTCTTCAGGTCCGACCATGGGCACCCCATCGACTACGTGAGCTCCGCCGTGCGCATGGACCATGCCCCGCCGCCCGCTCTGCCCGAG GTGTGCTTCATCGGCCGAAGCAATGTGGGGAAATCATCTTTAATCCGGGCCTTGTTTTCACTGGCTCCAGAAGTGGAAGTCAGAGTGTCAAAAACTCCG GGCCACACCAAGAAGATGAATTTCTTCAAAGTAGGGAAGTACTTTACTCTGGTGGATATGCCAGGATACGGCTATCGCGCCCCGCAGGACTTTGTTGAGATGGTGGAGGCCTATCTGCAGGAACGGCACAA CTTGAAGAGGACTTTCCTATTAGTTGATGGTGTAGTTGGACTCCAGAAAACAGATCACATTGCAGTAGAGATGCTGGAAGAGTTTGGGATTCCTTATGTG ATGGTGTTAACAAAAATTGACCGAGCTTCCAGGGGATTATTGTTAAAGAATGTACTGGAGATCCAGGAGTTTGTAAAGGAGAGCACTCAGGGATGCTTTCCTCAGCTGTTCCTGGTCAG TTCTGTGGAGTTTTCGGGGATTCACTTGCTCAGGTGTTTTGTAGCCCATGTTACTGGAAACCTGCCCACTGTAGAGGCCAGCTGA
- the TAF13 gene encoding transcription initiation factor TFIID subunit 13 — MSVIARFGQGHQTCAAAPWGCPPPRQARQRRPPRPARLGGAAGRGRAAEAVPGRRAAMADEEEDVPFEEDAEDAGGGLDGGQGRRKRLFSKELRCMMYGFGDDQNPYTESVDILEDLVIEFITEMTHKAMSIGRQGRVQVEDIVFLIRKDPRKFARVKDLLTMNEELKRARKAFDEANYGS; from the exons ATGAGTGTCATAGCCAGGTTTGGGCAGGGCCACCAGACCTGCGCCGCAGCACCATGGGGGTGCCCTCCGCCCCGGCAGGCCCGGCAGCGCCGCCCACCCCGCCCGGCGCggctcggcggggccgcggggcggggccgggccgccgAAGCTGTTCCGGGCCGCCGGGCAGCCATGGCGGATGAGGAGGAAGACGTGCCG TTCGAAGAGGACGCGGAGGACGCCGGCGGGGGCCTGGAcggcgggcagggcaggaggaagcgGCTGTTCTCCAAAGAAC TAAGGTGCATGATGTATGGATTCGGGGATGACCAGAACCCTTACACAGAATCAGTGGACATTCTTGAGGACCTGGTAATAGAGTTTATCACTGAAATG ACACACAAGGCCATGTCCATCGGGCGCCAGGGTCGGGTGCAGGTTGAGGACATTGTCTTTCTAATACGCAAGGACCCCCGGAAGTTTGCCAGAGTTAAGGACCTCCTAACTATGAATGAAGAACTGAAACGAGCCAGAAAGGCTTTTGATGAAGCAAACTATGGGTCTTGA
- the NEPRO gene encoding LOW QUALITY PROTEIN: nucleolus and neural progenitor protein (The sequence of the model RefSeq protein was modified relative to this genomic sequence to represent the inferred CDS: deleted 1 base in 1 codon) produces MAFRNAGRQRRPRAMTHPLGVTWSGPRLSPPARPDGAAHAGLAARSGKMAAPRAAWDGRAVPWNRLDVPWPANSTTVPLGAQHPAVGLLSALRRRCDIAGKRLSGPGLAAEGRVLRAVLYVYHSRLLRHRPYLALQQVEQCLKRLWKMNLLGCLETLVELIPKKNASKAHAECLVPSQPMLETVALKVLGGCKLILRLLDCCCKAFLLSIKHLCSREFILLNTVASGLLSRLWIQYRCVLQTLMSLYSALSTVLHLVSETQQTPYIKGFTFPSDISDFLGVNIPSEAKKQKAKMLTTKKSTSWMKKFFPAMPEAVSKVGKKRKSETCTSAMKDHSILCSVDIGEAVVVPTARRGKHPGFDVKSLLRPSRHPTQEGLSITSTPFKAKSSPFSSQIAKSQHAGSLVQMVQTATSFGELSEALRKAILWCKTNKFKSEAYFLRNKLLKSNRLHHVEAQGCSLKKKLCCIKTSVRKYLLYGSQHTRWPRQHLRARLCWRRIRSSALLKAAPKTGGQKSPELFGVCENSASLILPAYQGGSLSQEEHSSIDTSLSTTGTLKQLLLEGSPGPVWKEAAENTDIDSIFAAIGV; encoded by the exons ATGGCATTTAGGAATGCAGGGCGTCAGCGCAGGCCCCGGGCCATGACGCACCCCCTCGGTGTGACTTGGTCCGGCCCACGACTCTCCCCGCCGGCCCGCCCGGATGGTGCCGCCCACGCT GGGCTCGCCGCGCGCAGCGGGAAGATGGCGGCGCCCAGGGCGGCGTGGGATGGGCGGGCCGTGCCCTGGAACCGGCTGGACGTGCCCTGGCCCGCGAACAGCACCACGGTGCCGCTGGGGGCCCAGCACCCCGCAG TGGGGTTGCTGTCGGCGCTGCGGCGCCGGTGCGACATCGCCGGGAAGCGGCTGTCGGGGCCGGGCCTGGCCGCCGAGGGACGCGTCCTGCGCGCCGTGCTCTACGTGTACCACAGTAGGCTGCTCCGGCACCGGCCCTacctggccctgcagcag GTAGAGCAATGTTTGAAGCGCCTATGGAAAATGAATCTGTTGGGCTGCCTGGAAACTCTGGTAGAACTGATTCCCAA gaaaaatgcatCCAAAGCCCACGCAGAGTGCTTGGTTCCCAGCCAGCCTATGCTGGAAACTGTGGCTTTGAAGGTATTGGGAGGCTGCAAGCTCATACTACGTCTACTGGATTGTTGCTGTAAAGCTTTTCT CTTGTCCATTAAACACCTCTGCTCGAGGGAATTCATACTCCTGAATACTGTGGCTTCGGGGCTCCTGAGCCGGCTCTG GATTCAGTACAGGTGTGTATTGCAGACCCTCATGTCCTTGTACAGTGCCTTGTCAACAGTGCTTCATCTGGTATCTGAGACCCAACAGACCCCTTATATCAAGGGGTTTACCTTCCCTTCTGATATCAGCGACTTCCTTGGAGTTAACATACCTTCTGAGGCAAAGAAGCAAAAGGCTAAAATGCTTACAACAAAAAAGTCTACCAGCTggatgaagaaattcttcccagcAATGCCAGAGGCAGTATCAAAGGttgggaaaaagagaaaatctgagACCTGTACAAGTGCCATGAAAGACCATAGCATCCTGTGCTCCGTGGACATTGGAGAGGCAGTTGTGGTTCCCACAGCCAGGAGAG GGAAGCATCCAGGGTTTGATGTGAAGAGCTTGCTTAGGCCATCCAGACATCCAACACAAGAG GGTCTAAGCATTACATCAACACCTTTTAAAGCAAAGTCATCACCATTTTCATCTCAGATAGCAAAATCACAGCACGCTGGATCTCTTGTACAGATGGTCCAAACAGCTACATCATTTGGGGAGCTGTCAGAGGCACTCAGAAAAGCTATTCTGTGGTGCAAAACCAACAAATTCAAATCAGAAGCTTATTTTCTGCGTAACAAGTTGTTGAAAAGCAACCGGCTACACCATGTGGAGGCTCAAGGATGCAG CttgaagaaaaagctgtgctgtaTCAAAACATCTGTCCGTAAATACCTCCTGTACGGGTCACAACACACGCGCTGGCCAAGGCAGCACCTCAGGGCACGGCTCTGCTGGAGGAGGATCAGATCATCTGCACTCTTGAAGGCAGCTCCAAAGACTGGTGGGCAAAAGTCTCCTGAGCTTTTTGGGGTCTGTGAGAACAGTGCATCACTCATCCTCCCAGCTTACCAAGGTGGGTCTCTGAGTCAGGAAGAACATTCCAGCATTGATACATCCCTAAGCACAACAGGGACCCTtaagcagctgctcctggaaggAAGCCCTGGCCCTGTGTGGAAAGAAGCTGCTGAGAACACAGATATTGATTCCATTTTTGCAGCAATAGGTGTCTGA
- the LOC128782138 gene encoding protein spire homolog 1-like isoform X6: MVQDSPNTGLLSPDVGSIQQSEDKLLEYLGGVIYESLDWGIDSQVERELSDPLEKLLCLMLKLDDKATKPPVTLQDVIKACEEHLSRPSEAISHYEMTCRNLFTEYMELQKLVTIIQTSKERLRKMDVEDWMENPIQKKKTHGASLWPSVVCELQAGVRLRKVAERPRRCGSPKERVRSPYELLLDDIQHKRYTLRKVTIKQKHRAPKVEVAALKPHLKPMLKVQLKQCVPQEPRWHEQLMAEVKQPLKLWAAAQEKRGRPKEMLVASNTALISPSVNFLHLQDASTEFKSANTKTQQLGAGAQIMNILSFGQQETTPRLPASTCLSSTRPSGVSCISTGLAANCTPPMSAPAPGDIKPKCFLSTGQQQLPPYRGRSKSLERGLQSKKLDCPFPTKCPSPTIAELIGTSYAMMVLEGQGLFQGGSDGVFPRAKICFSCQKQMFLKWPYKCYLCSRVVCCDCCIKMSMPFRTCVHLPLQFLRFLRLSGEEDPATQEQKSSKLLHEIEHQQYFGVPVVLEPRGLAQPLCCYTGTMANWLTADICTWCEQYLLNVTSSQQHSIPLRRFSWA, from the exons atggttcag GACTCCCCAAATACAGGCCTACTTTCCCCAG atgtTGGCAGCATTCAGCAGTCAGAGGACAAG CTGTTGGAGTACTTGGGAGGGGTGATCTATGAATCCCTGGACTGGGGAATTGACAGCCAAGTGGAGCGAGAACTGAGTGATCCTTTGGAGAAACTGCTGTGCCTCATGTTGAAGCTGGATGACAAGGCAACAAAACCACCAGTCACCCTGCAGGATGTTATCAAg GCCTGTGAGGAGCACTTGTCCAGGCCTTCTGAGGCTATCAGCCATTATGAAATGACCTGTAGGAATCTGTTTACTGAATATATGGAACTACAGAAGCTTGTGACCATCATCCAGACCTCCAAAGAA AGACTGAGAAAAATGGATGTGGAAGATTGGATGGAAAATCCcattcaaaagaagaaaacccatGGT GCATCTCTGTGGCCCAGTGTCGTCTGTGAGCTGCAGGCTGGTGTGAGGCTGCGCAAGGTTGCTGAGCGACCACGGCGTTGCGGGTCTCCAAAGGAACGTGTTCGCTCTCCCTATGAGCTGCTTTTGGATGACATTCAGCACAAGAGGTACACCCTGCGGAAG GTGACCATCAAGCAAAAGCACAGGGCCCCCAAAGTTGAGGTAGCTGCTCTGAAGCCTCATCTAAAACCG ATGTTGAAGGTGCAGCTGAAACAGTGTGTGCCACAGGAGCCCAGGTGGCATGAACAGCTCATGGCAGAAGTAAAACAACCACTGAAGCtttgggcagcagcacaggaaaagagGGGCAGGCCGAAAG AAATGCTTGTGGCATCAAATACTGCCTTGATCTCTCCAAGCGTCAATTTCTTACATCTCCAAGATGCCAGTACTGAGTTTAAATCTGCCAACactaaaacacagcagctgggagcaggagctcag ATTATGAACATCCTGTCCTTTGGTCAACAGGAAACCActcccaggctgcctgccagcaCCTGCCTTTCCTCCACCAGGCCATCAGGAGTATCCTGCATCAGCACAG GTCTTGCTGCAAATTGCACTCCTCCCATGAGTGCACCTGCACCAGGAGACATTAAGCCTAAGTGTTTCCTGAGCACTGGCcaacagcagctgcctcctTATAGAGGAAGGTCCAAATCTTTAGAGAGAGGCCTTCAAAGCAAAAAACTT GACTGTCCCTTTCCTACTAAGTGCCCATCACCAACCATTGCTGAGCTGATTGGAACCAGTTATGCAATGATGGTGCTCGAAGGGCAAGGCCTCTTCCAAGGAGGTAGTGATGGTGTCTTTCCAAGAGCAAAG ATCTGTTTCAGCTGCCAGAAGCAGATGTTTCTTAAGTGGCCTTACAAATGTTACCTCTGCAGCAG GGTTGTCTGCTGTGACTGCTGTATTAAG ATGTCCATGCCCTTCAGAACATGTGTACATCTCCCACTTCAATTCCTAAGATTTTTGAGACTGTCTGGAGAGGAGGATCCAGCTACTCAGGAACAGAAGAGCTCCAAGTTGCTACATGAAATAGAGCACCAGCAGTATTTTGG